In the Parasteatoda tepidariorum isolate YZ-2023 chromosome 3, CAS_Ptep_4.0, whole genome shotgun sequence genome, one interval contains:
- the LOC139425133 gene encoding four-domain proteases inhibitor-like, with translation MFPIVYFQLFPVFSYNRTDCPVNSHYSSCGTQCPITCENYLNPPKACSFMCNPGCHCDEGYVKTKYGQCVRPNECSSRNAVCGENQEYQTCGTACPLTCKNYKNPHKICNLMCVIGCQCKKGYVRTNDGQCVLSENCPNRVAGSFYTAEANSCLMESDTGMCRGYFPMFYYDAKTGQCKEFIYGGCGGNENKFDNEEECLKKCSL, from the exons ATGTTTCCAATTGTATATTTTCAACTCTTTCCCGTTTTCTCTTACAATAGAACAG ATTGTCCAGTCAACTCTCATTATAGTAGCTGTGGAACACAATGCCCCATCACATGCGAGAATTATTTGAATCCTCCCAAAGCTTGTAGTTTTATGTGCAATCCAGGATGTCACTGTGACGAAGGATATGTCAAAACCAAGTATGGACAATGTGTAAGACCAAATGAATGCAGCAGTCGCAATG CTGTTTGTGGCGAAAATCAAGAATACCAAACTTGTGGAACAGCATGTCCTCttacttgtaaaaattataaaaatccacACAAAATATGCAACTTGATGTGCGTCATTGGATGTCAATGCAAGAAGGGATATGTCCGAACCAATGATGGACAATGTGTTCTTTCTGAAAACTGCCCAAATCGAGTTGCTG gTTCCTTTTATACCGCAGAAGCTAACTCCTGCCTGATGGAATCTGATACTGGAATGTGCCGTGGATATTTCCCCATGTTTTATTACGATGCCAAAACTGGACAATGCAAAGAATTTATCTACGGTGGATGTGGGggcaatgaaaacaaatttgataaCGAAGAAGAGTGCTTGAAGAAATGCAGCT taTAA